One Scleropages formosus chromosome 8, fSclFor1.1, whole genome shotgun sequence DNA window includes the following coding sequences:
- the gsg1l gene encoding germ cell-specific gene 1-like protein isoform X3, translating to MLTKGSDVYKACGVFSFKTPCASAFTAERDSYACGCISSGEKCRSFIDLAPASERGVLWLSVVSEVLYIMLLVVGFSLMCLELFHSSNVIDGLKLNAFAAVFTVLSGLLGMVAHMMYTQVFQITVSLGPEDWRPHTWDYGWSFCLAWGSFTCCMAASVTTLNSYTKTVIEFRHKRKLLELGLRDERTFLDQQAFHYFRDSSVQSVSGSVEAFPGHGHGGLSRAKACAPGAASVDLGDGPDSLGEEQC from the exons ATGCTCACAAAGGGCTCAGATGTGTACAAAGCGTGTGGCGTGTTCTCGTTTAAAACTCCGTGTGCAAGCGCCTTCACTGCAGAACGAGATTCTTACGCTTGTGGTTGTATCTCTTCAGGTGAGAAGTGCAGAAGCTTCATTGATCTGGCCCCCGCGTCGGAGAGGG GTGTCCTTTGGCTGTCAGTCGTGTCTGAGGTTCTATACATCATGCTGCTGGTCGTGGGCTTCAGCCTCATGTGCCTGGAACTCTTCCACTCAAGCAATGTGATCGATGGTCTCAAGCTGAACGCTTTCGCCGCCGTCTTCACCGTGCTCTCAG GACTCCTCGGGATGGTTGCCCACATGATGTACACCCAGGTCTTCCAGATCACGGTCAGCCTCGGTCCAGAGGATTGGAGACCTCACACCTGGGACTACGGCTGGTCCTTCTG CCTGGCCTGGGGCTCCTTCACGTGCTGCATGGCGGCGTCCGTCACCACGCTCAACTCCTACACCAAGACGGTGATCGAGTTCCGGCACAAGCGCAAGCTGCTCGAGCTGGGCCTCCGCGACGAACGGACGTTCCTGGACCAGCAGGCCTTCCACTACTTCCGCGACAGCTCCGTGCAGTCCGTCTCCGGCTCCGTGGAGGCCTTCCCGGGCCACGGGCACGGCGGGCTCAGCCGGGCCAAGGCGTGCGCGCCCGGAGCCGCCTCCGTGGACCTGGGAGACGGGCCGGACTCGCTGGGGGAGGAGCAGTGCTGA
- the gsg1l gene encoding germ cell-specific gene 1-like protein isoform X1, protein MKTTRKCRALLSVTLNLVALFFSTTAFVTTYWCEGTQRVPKPNCTKDRRHNCIDYGLNESDQSKVHYSWETGDDRFLFRHFHTGIWYSCEENIGGAGEKCRSFIDLAPASERGVLWLSVVSEVLYIMLLVVGFSLMCLELFHSSNVIDGLKLNAFAAVFTVLSGLLGMVAHMMYTQVFQITVSLGPEDWRPHTWDYGWSFCLAWGSFTCCMAASVTTLNSYTKTVIEFRHKRKLLELGLRDERTFLDQQAFHYFRDSSVQSVSGSVEAFPGHGHGGLSRAKACAPGAASVDLGDGPDSLGEEQC, encoded by the exons ATGAAGACCACGCGTAAGTGCCGCGCGCTGCTCTCGGTCACCCTGAACCTGGTGGCCCTGTTCTTCTCCACCACGGCCTTCGTCACCACGTACTGGTGCGAGGGCACGCAGAGGGTCCCGAAGCCCAACTGCACCAAGGACCGGAGACACAACTGCATCGACTACGGGCTCAACGAGTCGGACCAGAGCAAAGTGCACTACAGCTGGGAGACGGGCGACGACCGCTTCCTCTTCCGACACTTCCACACCGGCATCTGGTACTCGTGCGAGGAGAACATCGGGGGGGCAG GTGAGAAGTGCAGAAGCTTCATTGATCTGGCCCCCGCGTCGGAGAGGG GTGTCCTTTGGCTGTCAGTCGTGTCTGAGGTTCTATACATCATGCTGCTGGTCGTGGGCTTCAGCCTCATGTGCCTGGAACTCTTCCACTCAAGCAATGTGATCGATGGTCTCAAGCTGAACGCTTTCGCCGCCGTCTTCACCGTGCTCTCAG GACTCCTCGGGATGGTTGCCCACATGATGTACACCCAGGTCTTCCAGATCACGGTCAGCCTCGGTCCAGAGGATTGGAGACCTCACACCTGGGACTACGGCTGGTCCTTCTG CCTGGCCTGGGGCTCCTTCACGTGCTGCATGGCGGCGTCCGTCACCACGCTCAACTCCTACACCAAGACGGTGATCGAGTTCCGGCACAAGCGCAAGCTGCTCGAGCTGGGCCTCCGCGACGAACGGACGTTCCTGGACCAGCAGGCCTTCCACTACTTCCGCGACAGCTCCGTGCAGTCCGTCTCCGGCTCCGTGGAGGCCTTCCCGGGCCACGGGCACGGCGGGCTCAGCCGGGCCAAGGCGTGCGCGCCCGGAGCCGCCTCCGTGGACCTGGGAGACGGGCCGGACTCGCTGGGGGAGGAGCAGTGCTGA
- the gsg1l gene encoding germ cell-specific gene 1-like protein isoform X2: protein MKTTRKCRALLSVTLNLVALFFSTTAFVTTYWCEGTQRVPKPNCTKDRRHNCIDYGLNESDQSKVHYSWETGDDRFLFRHFHTGIWYSCEENIGGAGVLWLSVVSEVLYIMLLVVGFSLMCLELFHSSNVIDGLKLNAFAAVFTVLSGLLGMVAHMMYTQVFQITVSLGPEDWRPHTWDYGWSFCLAWGSFTCCMAASVTTLNSYTKTVIEFRHKRKLLELGLRDERTFLDQQAFHYFRDSSVQSVSGSVEAFPGHGHGGLSRAKACAPGAASVDLGDGPDSLGEEQC, encoded by the exons ATGAAGACCACGCGTAAGTGCCGCGCGCTGCTCTCGGTCACCCTGAACCTGGTGGCCCTGTTCTTCTCCACCACGGCCTTCGTCACCACGTACTGGTGCGAGGGCACGCAGAGGGTCCCGAAGCCCAACTGCACCAAGGACCGGAGACACAACTGCATCGACTACGGGCTCAACGAGTCGGACCAGAGCAAAGTGCACTACAGCTGGGAGACGGGCGACGACCGCTTCCTCTTCCGACACTTCCACACCGGCATCTGGTACTCGTGCGAGGAGAACATCGGGGGGGCAG GTGTCCTTTGGCTGTCAGTCGTGTCTGAGGTTCTATACATCATGCTGCTGGTCGTGGGCTTCAGCCTCATGTGCCTGGAACTCTTCCACTCAAGCAATGTGATCGATGGTCTCAAGCTGAACGCTTTCGCCGCCGTCTTCACCGTGCTCTCAG GACTCCTCGGGATGGTTGCCCACATGATGTACACCCAGGTCTTCCAGATCACGGTCAGCCTCGGTCCAGAGGATTGGAGACCTCACACCTGGGACTACGGCTGGTCCTTCTG CCTGGCCTGGGGCTCCTTCACGTGCTGCATGGCGGCGTCCGTCACCACGCTCAACTCCTACACCAAGACGGTGATCGAGTTCCGGCACAAGCGCAAGCTGCTCGAGCTGGGCCTCCGCGACGAACGGACGTTCCTGGACCAGCAGGCCTTCCACTACTTCCGCGACAGCTCCGTGCAGTCCGTCTCCGGCTCCGTGGAGGCCTTCCCGGGCCACGGGCACGGCGGGCTCAGCCGGGCCAAGGCGTGCGCGCCCGGAGCCGCCTCCGTGGACCTGGGAGACGGGCCGGACTCGCTGGGGGAGGAGCAGTGCTGA